In a single window of the Amycolatopsis sp. cg5 genome:
- a CDS encoding S8 family serine peptidase produces the protein MPSEEKPPPRRTRLEAQIDLILRKLSDPERNRVAGAAPSNWRETGEVEYLYHKEHCLVRDEDLARVQAIVGGEPVDNMMNGVTLLWVEGSDVPEMLREVDARLGVGVATPNHVLSITPVHCCPATEPESTQACDPDPGSCPGDAGDGIVVSVVDTGLLASAPAEHAWLQGVTGDTENPFGPGNLIQPYAGHGTFIAGVVRCMAPLSTVIVEAGLRNAGAQFESEIVKGLDATLNEMPDVISLSAGGRTRDNLPLLGFEVFYQNRLRHYKGVVLVAAAGNDGDRGPFWPAAFPWAVSVGALSANWRTRASFSDFGGWVDVYAPGEHIVNAYATGTFVCEEPPHAGERREFAGMARWSGTSFSTPLVAGLIAARMSRTGENGRQAADALLAAARAGSLPGVGPVLLPCADGEPPRQESCCHCH, from the coding sequence GTGCCCTCCGAGGAGAAACCGCCGCCGCGCCGCACCAGGCTCGAAGCGCAGATCGACCTGATACTGCGGAAACTCAGCGACCCCGAGCGCAATCGGGTGGCCGGCGCCGCGCCGTCGAACTGGCGCGAGACCGGCGAGGTCGAGTACCTGTACCACAAGGAACACTGCCTGGTCCGCGACGAGGATCTGGCCAGGGTGCAGGCGATCGTCGGCGGCGAACCGGTCGACAACATGATGAACGGGGTGACCCTGCTCTGGGTCGAGGGCTCCGACGTGCCCGAGATGCTGCGGGAGGTCGACGCCAGGCTCGGTGTCGGCGTCGCGACACCGAATCACGTACTGTCGATCACTCCCGTGCATTGCTGTCCGGCCACCGAACCGGAGTCCACGCAAGCCTGCGACCCCGATCCCGGCAGCTGCCCCGGCGACGCGGGCGACGGCATCGTCGTGTCCGTTGTGGACACCGGGCTGCTGGCTTCCGCGCCCGCCGAGCACGCGTGGCTTCAGGGTGTCACCGGCGATACCGAGAACCCGTTCGGGCCCGGAAACTTGATCCAGCCGTACGCCGGACATGGGACGTTCATCGCGGGCGTGGTCCGCTGCATGGCGCCACTGTCGACGGTGATCGTCGAGGCGGGACTGCGCAACGCGGGCGCGCAGTTCGAGTCGGAGATCGTCAAAGGACTCGACGCCACGCTGAACGAGATGCCCGACGTCATCAGCCTGTCCGCGGGCGGCCGGACCCGGGACAACCTGCCGCTGCTCGGCTTCGAGGTCTTCTACCAGAATCGGCTGCGGCACTACAAAGGCGTCGTGCTCGTCGCGGCGGCGGGCAACGACGGCGACCGCGGTCCCTTCTGGCCGGCCGCCTTTCCCTGGGCGGTCTCGGTCGGCGCGCTCTCGGCCAACTGGCGCACCCGCGCGTCCTTCAGCGACTTCGGCGGCTGGGTCGACGTCTACGCCCCGGGCGAGCACATCGTCAACGCCTACGCGACCGGCACCTTCGTCTGCGAGGAGCCGCCGCACGCCGGTGAGCGTCGCGAGTTCGCCGGCATGGCGCGCTGGAGCGGCACTTCGTTCTCGACACCGCTGGTGGCCGGGCTGATCGCCGCGCGCATGTCACGCACCGGTGAGAACGGCCGCCAGGCCGCGGACGCGCTGCTCGCCGCGGCACGGGCGGGCTCGCTACCGGGCGTCGGGCCGGTGCTGCTCCCCTGCGCGGACGGCGAACCGCCGCGTCAGGAGAGCTGCTGCCACTGCCACTGA
- a CDS encoding CHAT domain-containing protein: MTGEGGTAGPAPNGPAELLTLAASRPREAMTRARALLAASPSRADASVCRQVIGIVLRDFGDIAESIGQLRAALRLARGTADREADVLATLGATLVYAGRTRQGLDALGEAVRLAGPGLAGRVLVRRGVALQLLGRPREAMDDLRPAIELLDGDPIWAARALTTRAFAQLALGATERAEADIGAAARLLAEAGQELESAFAQHNRGLVASRSGNPPLALSFFDEAARQYARLEATVPDLSLDRCSVLLAAGLPRDALDEAVAAIKVIDEIRGQATKKAELLLAAATAALAAGDPEAATEQARTAYRMFGAQQRPWWRAGARLLLLQARFESGEVTGGLLRQAELTAKALAELGSEQALRAHLLAGRIALARGKRAVAERHFAAVTPARRSGPALSRVEGWLAEALRAEAAGDVRRMLSACRTGLDLVDGYRLTLGASELRAHATAHGAELAAMAQRHVLRAQPPRGLLVWSERWRAAALAVPRVAPPEDPALQSELTALREVSSLATPGSRREQRRLENAIRARVLRTQGGGEFDGHRLDVPTLLGALGPARLVEIVDVDGELHVLVCGGGEVRRFTAGSVAEAGREADFARLGLTTLGANRTTRRVDPALGMVEFTGERLERLLLGAAAGHLGDGPVIVVPPAALHAIPWAVLPALRHRELSVAPSASVWLRARNAVAPRRRDVVLVRGPGLETGGAEVPALAKEYDDVVELGQGAATAGRVLAALDGAWLAHIAAHGTFRADSPMFSSLRMDDGPLTVHDFERLRRAPHRLVLSSCDSGRLATTGADELLGLTSSLVPLGTAGIIASVVPVNDAAVVPLMVETHRHLRRGASLAGALSAARHALRDDQLVTVTGLSFIALGAG, from the coding sequence GTGACGGGGGAAGGCGGAACCGCCGGGCCTGCGCCGAACGGACCAGCCGAGCTGCTGACCCTCGCCGCGTCGCGCCCGCGTGAGGCCATGACCAGGGCCCGCGCGCTGCTCGCCGCGTCGCCGAGCCGGGCCGACGCTTCGGTCTGCCGTCAGGTGATCGGCATCGTCCTGCGTGACTTCGGGGACATCGCCGAGTCGATCGGCCAGCTCCGCGCCGCGCTGCGGCTCGCGCGGGGGACCGCCGACCGTGAGGCCGACGTGCTGGCGACCTTGGGCGCGACCCTCGTCTACGCCGGGCGCACCAGGCAGGGGCTCGACGCGCTGGGCGAGGCGGTCCGGCTCGCCGGTCCCGGGCTCGCCGGCCGGGTGCTCGTCCGCCGGGGTGTCGCGCTGCAGCTGCTCGGACGGCCCCGCGAGGCGATGGACGACCTGCGCCCGGCGATCGAGCTGCTCGACGGCGACCCGATCTGGGCGGCCCGCGCGCTGACCACGCGGGCGTTCGCGCAGCTCGCGCTCGGCGCCACCGAGCGGGCGGAAGCCGACATCGGCGCCGCCGCCCGGCTGCTCGCCGAGGCGGGCCAGGAGCTGGAATCGGCGTTCGCCCAGCACAATCGCGGGCTGGTCGCGTCCCGCTCCGGCAACCCGCCGCTGGCGCTGTCGTTCTTCGACGAGGCGGCCAGGCAGTACGCGCGGCTCGAAGCCACCGTGCCCGATCTCAGCCTCGACCGCTGCTCGGTGCTGCTCGCGGCGGGGTTGCCGCGTGACGCGCTCGACGAGGCCGTCGCGGCGATCAAGGTGATCGACGAGATCCGCGGCCAGGCCACGAAGAAGGCCGAACTCCTGCTCGCCGCCGCGACGGCCGCGCTTGCCGCGGGCGATCCCGAGGCCGCGACCGAGCAGGCGCGCACGGCGTACCGGATGTTCGGCGCGCAGCAACGGCCGTGGTGGCGGGCAGGCGCGCGGTTGCTGCTGCTCCAGGCCAGGTTCGAGAGCGGCGAGGTGACCGGCGGGCTGCTGCGCCAGGCCGAGCTGACCGCGAAGGCGTTGGCGGAACTGGGCTCGGAACAGGCGTTGCGCGCGCATCTGCTGGCAGGCCGGATCGCGCTGGCGAGAGGCAAACGTGCCGTGGCCGAGCGGCATTTCGCGGCCGTCACCCCGGCCAGGCGCAGCGGTCCCGCACTGTCGCGTGTGGAGGGTTGGCTCGCCGAGGCGCTGCGCGCGGAGGCCGCCGGCGACGTCCGCCGGATGCTCAGCGCCTGCCGGACCGGGCTCGACCTGGTCGACGGCTACCGGCTCACCCTCGGCGCCTCGGAACTGCGCGCGCACGCGACCGCGCACGGCGCCGAACTCGCCGCGATGGCGCAGCGGCACGTCCTGCGTGCGCAACCGCCGCGCGGCCTGCTCGTGTGGAGCGAGCGCTGGCGGGCGGCCGCGCTGGCCGTGCCGAGGGTCGCGCCGCCGGAGGATCCGGCACTGCAGTCCGAGCTGACCGCGCTGCGCGAGGTCAGCAGCCTGGCCACGCCCGGTTCCCGCCGGGAGCAGCGGCGGCTGGAGAACGCCATCCGCGCGCGGGTGCTGCGGACCCAGGGCGGCGGCGAGTTCGACGGGCACCGGCTCGACGTGCCCACGCTGCTCGGCGCGCTCGGCCCGGCGCGGCTGGTCGAGATCGTCGACGTCGACGGCGAGCTGCACGTGCTGGTCTGCGGCGGCGGCGAGGTGCGCCGGTTCACGGCGGGCTCGGTCGCCGAAGCGGGCCGCGAGGCCGATTTCGCCAGGCTGGGCCTCACCACGCTGGGCGCCAACCGCACGACCCGGCGCGTCGACCCGGCACTCGGCATGGTCGAGTTCACCGGCGAACGCCTCGAACGGCTCCTGCTCGGCGCCGCCGCCGGTCACCTCGGCGACGGCCCGGTGATCGTCGTGCCACCCGCCGCGCTGCACGCGATCCCGTGGGCGGTGCTGCCCGCGCTGCGGCATCGCGAGCTGAGCGTCGCGCCGTCCGCGAGCGTGTGGCTGCGGGCCAGGAACGCCGTCGCGCCGCGCCGCCGTGACGTGGTGCTGGTGCGCGGCCCCGGCCTGGAGACCGGGGGAGCCGAGGTGCCCGCGCTCGCGAAGGAATACGACGACGTCGTCGAACTCGGCCAGGGCGCGGCGACGGCGGGCCGGGTGCTCGCCGCGCTCGACGGCGCCTGGCTCGCGCACATCGCGGCGCACGGCACGTTCCGCGCGGACAGCCCGATGTTCTCCTCGCTGCGGATGGACGACGGGCCGTTGACCGTGCACGACTTCGAACGCCTCCGCCGCGCGCCGCACCGGCTCGTGCTCTCCAGCTGCGACTCCGGGCGGCTCGCCACGACCGGCGCCGACGAGCTGCTCGGGCTCACCAGCAGCCTGGTCCCGCTGGGCACGGCCGGGATCATCGCGAGCGTGGTCCCGGTCAACGACGCCGCCGTCGTCCCGCTGATGGTCGAAACGCACCGCCACCTGCGCCGGGGCGCCTCACTCGCGGGCGCGCTGAGCGCGGCCCGGCACGCGCTGCGCGACGATCAGCTGGTGACGGTGACGGGCTTGTCCTTCATCGCGCTGGGTGCCGGCTGA
- a CDS encoding acetyl-CoA C-acyltransferase has translation MRDAVIVDAVRTPMGKGKPGGALHDVHPVNLFAHVLDRLVRRTGIDPALVDDVIGGAVDQVGEQAQNTTRWAVLSAGFPETVPATTIDRQCGSSQQAVHFAAQGVMSGAYDLVIAGGVESMSRVPMWSNVPPGADPFGPGIAHRYPEGLVPQGISAELIAAKWSLRREAMDEFAAQSHHKAALAHAQGRFASQLVPINGVTTDESVRPFTTVDVLSGLKPVFYDPAMAIRFPQIDWSVTAGNSSPINDGASAVLITSSETAAKLGLRPRARLHSFAVTGSDPLLMLTGVIPATERVLRNAGLKLADIDLFEVNEAFASVVLAWLQETGADPSKVNVNGGAIALGHPLGASGTRLMGTLLAAMQQRGARYGLQTMCEGGGQANATILELL, from the coding sequence ATGCGAGACGCGGTCATCGTGGACGCCGTCCGCACGCCGATGGGCAAGGGCAAGCCGGGCGGCGCCCTGCACGACGTGCACCCGGTGAACCTCTTCGCCCATGTGCTCGACCGGCTCGTGCGGCGCACCGGCATCGACCCGGCGCTGGTGGACGACGTGATCGGCGGCGCCGTCGACCAGGTCGGCGAGCAGGCGCAGAACACCACGCGCTGGGCGGTGCTCAGTGCGGGCTTCCCGGAGACGGTGCCCGCGACCACCATCGACCGGCAGTGCGGCAGCAGCCAGCAGGCCGTGCACTTCGCCGCGCAGGGTGTCATGTCCGGCGCGTACGACCTGGTCATCGCGGGCGGCGTCGAGTCGATGAGCCGGGTGCCGATGTGGTCGAACGTGCCGCCAGGCGCCGACCCGTTCGGCCCGGGTATCGCGCACCGGTATCCGGAAGGCCTTGTCCCGCAAGGGATCAGCGCCGAGCTGATCGCCGCCAAGTGGTCGTTGCGCCGCGAGGCGATGGACGAGTTCGCCGCCCAGTCGCACCACAAGGCCGCACTCGCGCACGCGCAGGGCCGGTTCGCGAGCCAGCTCGTGCCGATCAACGGCGTGACCACGGACGAGTCCGTGCGCCCGTTCACCACAGTGGACGTCCTCAGTGGACTCAAGCCCGTCTTTTACGACCCGGCGATGGCCATCCGCTTCCCGCAGATCGACTGGTCGGTCACCGCGGGCAACAGCAGCCCGATCAACGACGGCGCCTCGGCCGTGCTGATCACCTCCAGCGAGACCGCCGCGAAGCTCGGCCTGCGCCCCCGCGCGCGGCTGCACAGCTTCGCCGTCACCGGCTCGGACCCGCTGCTGATGCTGACCGGTGTCATCCCGGCGACCGAGCGCGTGCTGCGCAACGCGGGCCTCAAGCTGGCCGACATCGACCTGTTCGAGGTCAACGAGGCGTTCGCCAGCGTGGTGCTGGCCTGGCTGCAGGAGACCGGCGCCGACCCGTCGAAGGTCAACGTCAACGGTGGCGCCATCGCGCTCGGCCATCCGCTCGGCGCGAGCGGCACCCGGCTGATGGGCACCCTGCTCGCGGCGATGCAGCAGCGCGGGGCGCGCTACGGCCTGCAGACCATGTGCGAGGGCGGCGGCCAGGCCAACGCGACCATCCTGGAGCTGCTGTGA
- a CDS encoding winged helix-turn-helix transcriptional regulator produces the protein MAKQARECSIANALEVVGERWSLLALREVFFGVRRFDQIAHNTGASRDILATRLRKLVDAGLLEKKQYEAHPPRYEYVLTEAGRSLNLVLLQLMRWGDRHVTEGPPPTVWRHACGEILEPKTVCAHCDAPIEPSGMTLVRNSSAT, from the coding sequence ATGGCGAAACAAGCCAGGGAATGCTCGATCGCGAACGCGCTCGAGGTCGTCGGTGAGCGCTGGAGCCTGCTCGCGCTGCGCGAGGTCTTCTTCGGCGTCCGCCGGTTCGACCAGATCGCGCACAACACCGGGGCCAGCCGCGACATCCTCGCCACCCGGCTGCGCAAGCTCGTCGACGCCGGGCTGCTGGAAAAGAAGCAGTACGAAGCGCACCCGCCGCGTTACGAATACGTGCTCACCGAAGCGGGCCGCTCGCTCAACCTCGTGCTGCTGCAGCTGATGCGCTGGGGCGACCGGCACGTCACCGAGGGGCCGCCGCCCACGGTCTGGCGGCACGCCTGCGGCGAGATACTCGAGCCCAAGACCGTCTGCGCGCACTGCGACGCGCCGATCGAGCCGTCCGGCATGACCCTGGTCCGTAATTCGAGCGCGACCTGA
- a CDS encoding alpha/beta fold hydrolase, with product MAVEEYEQDGVWVIHARPEEETPGWPPLVFVHGGQHASWSFDHLLPFFADRGWECLAFDWFNHGRSRKTDAETFLKRGIGDVTTEIAIVSSLADGPPLLVGHSMGAAASMAYAASNAVAGLVLLTPVLPAGIGEAADSEAGEFPIDMDQLVPPLPLARARELFFTSLDEVSARRYTRLLTAESPVAVRQAAESSLEVDLDAFDVPSLVIAGGKDRMCPPAAQEKLATVLGSEYFVLESAGHDDILLHHAAWQVVAARIHDWLADTI from the coding sequence ATGGCGGTCGAGGAATACGAACAGGACGGCGTGTGGGTGATCCACGCGCGGCCGGAGGAAGAGACCCCCGGCTGGCCGCCGCTCGTCTTCGTGCACGGCGGCCAGCACGCGTCGTGGAGCTTCGACCACCTGCTGCCGTTCTTCGCCGACCGCGGCTGGGAGTGCCTCGCCTTCGACTGGTTCAACCACGGCCGCTCCCGCAAGACCGACGCCGAGACCTTCCTCAAGCGGGGCATCGGCGACGTCACCACCGAGATCGCCATCGTCTCGTCGCTGGCGGACGGCCCGCCGCTGCTGGTCGGCCACAGCATGGGCGCGGCCGCGTCCATGGCCTACGCGGCCTCGAACGCCGTCGCCGGGCTCGTCCTGCTGACCCCCGTCCTGCCCGCCGGTATCGGGGAGGCCGCGGACTCGGAGGCAGGCGAGTTCCCCATCGACATGGACCAGCTGGTCCCGCCGCTGCCGCTCGCCCGTGCGCGCGAGCTGTTCTTCACCTCGCTCGACGAGGTCTCGGCGCGCCGCTACACCCGGCTGCTGACCGCGGAGTCGCCGGTCGCCGTCCGGCAGGCCGCCGAAAGCTCACTCGAGGTCGACCTCGACGCGTTCGACGTCCCGTCGCTGGTGATCGCGGGCGGCAAGGACCGGATGTGCCCGCCCGCCGCGCAGGAGAAGCTCGCGACGGTCCTGGGTTCGGAGTACTTCGTGCTCGAGTCCGCCGGGCACGACGACATCCTGCTCCACCACGCGGCCTGGCAGGTCGTCGCGGCCCGCATCCACGACTGGCTCGCCGACACCATCTAA
- a CDS encoding energy-coupling factor ABC transporter ATP-binding protein, whose product MAEPLLRCENLRFAYLDRFTALDGVSLEVHAGERLALLGANGCGKSTLLKILDGLLFPDSGRYTAFGQEVTEDALEDEQFSAAFRGRVGFVFQNSDAQVFSPTVAEEVAFGPAQLGLSSAETEGRVADVLAMLGITGLADRTPFQLSGGQKKKVAIASVLAMNPEVLLFDEPTAALDPRSRRWLIDLIEQLAAAGKTIVHATHDLDVLPRIADRCIVFDEDHRIAGSGSPHDLDPDLLTQVNLTA is encoded by the coding sequence GTGGCTGAACCGTTGCTGCGCTGCGAAAATCTGCGCTTCGCCTACCTCGATCGCTTCACCGCGCTCGACGGCGTCTCGCTCGAAGTCCACGCGGGCGAACGGCTGGCGCTGCTCGGCGCGAACGGCTGCGGGAAGTCGACGTTGCTCAAGATCCTCGACGGGCTGCTCTTCCCTGATTCGGGCCGCTACACGGCTTTCGGGCAGGAAGTCACCGAAGACGCGCTGGAGGACGAGCAGTTCTCGGCCGCGTTCCGCGGGCGGGTGGGCTTCGTGTTCCAGAACTCCGACGCCCAGGTCTTCTCCCCCACGGTCGCCGAGGAAGTCGCTTTCGGACCGGCGCAGCTCGGGCTTTCCTCGGCGGAGACGGAAGGCCGGGTCGCGGACGTCCTCGCGATGCTCGGGATCACCGGCCTCGCCGACCGGACCCCGTTCCAGCTCTCGGGCGGCCAGAAGAAGAAGGTCGCGATCGCGAGCGTGCTCGCGATGAACCCCGAAGTGCTCCTGTTCGACGAGCCGACGGCCGCGCTCGACCCCCGCAGCCGCCGCTGGCTCATCGACCTCATCGAGCAGCTCGCCGCGGCGGGCAAGACGATCGTCCACGCCACCCACGACCTCGACGTCCTGCCCCGCATCGCCGACCGCTGCATCGTCTTCGACGAAGACCACCGCATCGCAGGCTCCGGCTCCCCACACGACCTCGACCCCGACCTGCTGACCCAGGTCAACCTCACCGCCTGA
- the cbiQ gene encoding cobalt ECF transporter T component CbiQ — protein MTPAWLLEREPALCPCGCIGKRAKGSYVEKTLKGDANLLRQTLFSEDLARHNGFLQRLDPRLKIVAVFGLLIAVGFTHTPWALAAFYLVTLGLGALSGLPVLYFVKRVWLFVPIFTGIMVLPATLSLVTPGRIVLTLWHWNGQPQGFTAPGLNSALLIVLRVAVSVSLVVLLSSTTSWPRLLAGLRGLGVPRMFVQIVGMAYRYLFYLLTVVLEMYEARKARSVGRQRHDKASRRFVAASAGAVLGKAHHMAEEVHQAMVSRGYRG, from the coding sequence GTGACCCCTGCCTGGCTGCTCGAACGCGAGCCCGCGCTGTGCCCGTGCGGCTGTATCGGCAAGCGCGCCAAGGGTTCCTACGTCGAGAAGACGCTCAAGGGCGACGCGAACCTGTTGCGGCAGACGCTGTTCTCGGAGGACTTGGCGCGGCACAACGGTTTCCTGCAACGCCTCGACCCCAGGCTCAAGATCGTGGCGGTTTTCGGCCTCCTCATCGCGGTGGGTTTCACGCACACGCCGTGGGCGCTCGCCGCGTTCTATCTCGTGACGCTCGGGCTCGGCGCGCTGTCCGGGTTGCCGGTGCTGTACTTCGTGAAGCGCGTGTGGCTGTTCGTGCCGATCTTCACCGGGATCATGGTCCTGCCCGCGACGCTCAGCCTGGTCACGCCCGGCCGGATCGTGCTGACGCTGTGGCACTGGAACGGGCAGCCGCAGGGTTTCACCGCGCCAGGCCTGAACTCGGCGCTGCTGATCGTATTGCGCGTGGCCGTCTCGGTCTCGTTGGTGGTGCTGCTCAGTTCCACGACCTCGTGGCCACGCCTGCTCGCCGGATTGCGAGGACTGGGCGTGCCGAGGATGTTCGTGCAGATCGTCGGGATGGCGTACCGGTACCTGTTTTATCTGCTCACGGTCGTGCTGGAGATGTACGAGGCACGCAAGGCGCGTTCGGTCGGCAGGCAGCGGCACGACAAGGCGTCGCGCCGGTTCGTCGCCGCTTCGGCGGGCGCGGTGCTCGGGAAGGCGCATCACATGGCCGAAGAGGTCCACCAGGCCATGGTTTCGCGGGGTTACCGTGGCTGA
- the cbiM gene encoding cobalt transporter CbiM, whose translation MHIPDGYLSPATCAVGYAVAVPALAVAVRKVKTVVKTRQVPTLAMFSAVSFLVMMFNIPIPDGTTAHAVGAGVIAIVLGPWAAMIAVAVALLFQALLFGDGGVLAYGANVANMAVAMPFVAYGLYKLISGNSEPTSPRRVLGAAVGGYVGITVAALLTGIELGIQPSLFHDAAGAPLYSPYHLSQTIPAMLLAHLLVAGFAEAALSGGVVAYLQRANLPLLRTNDSELKRPWVGWAAIAALVVLTPLGLLATGEAFGEDAPESARVWTTIPFDGYGFGGPPWLAYVVCAVIGVAVVGATVFLIGKVRARR comes from the coding sequence GTGCACATCCCTGACGGATATCTGAGCCCGGCGACCTGCGCCGTCGGCTACGCGGTGGCGGTGCCCGCGCTGGCGGTGGCCGTGCGCAAGGTGAAGACCGTGGTCAAGACCCGGCAGGTGCCGACGCTGGCGATGTTCTCGGCGGTCAGTTTCCTGGTGATGATGTTCAACATCCCGATCCCCGACGGGACCACCGCGCACGCGGTCGGCGCCGGGGTGATCGCGATCGTGCTGGGGCCGTGGGCGGCGATGATCGCGGTGGCGGTCGCGCTGCTGTTCCAGGCGCTGCTGTTCGGCGACGGCGGCGTGCTCGCGTACGGCGCCAATGTCGCGAACATGGCCGTGGCCATGCCTTTCGTGGCGTACGGGCTGTACAAGCTGATCTCCGGCAACTCCGAGCCGACGAGTCCGCGCCGGGTGCTCGGCGCGGCGGTCGGCGGCTACGTCGGCATCACCGTCGCGGCGCTGCTGACCGGGATCGAACTCGGCATCCAGCCCTCGCTGTTCCACGACGCGGCGGGCGCGCCGCTGTATTCGCCGTATCACCTGTCGCAGACGATCCCCGCGATGCTGCTCGCGCATCTGCTGGTCGCCGGGTTCGCCGAGGCCGCGCTGAGCGGCGGGGTCGTCGCGTATCTGCAACGGGCGAACCTGCCGTTGCTGCGGACCAACGACTCGGAGCTGAAGCGGCCTTGGGTGGGCTGGGCCGCGATCGCGGCACTGGTCGTGCTGACCCCGCTGGGCTTGCTGGCCACCGGCGAGGCGTTCGGGGAGGACGCGCCGGAAAGCGCCAGGGTCTGGACCACGATCCCGTTCGACGGCTACGGCTTCGGCGGGCCGCCGTGGCTGGCGTACGTGGTGTGCGCGGTGATCGGGGTGGCCGTGGTCGGCGCGACGGTGTTCCTGATCGGCAAGGTCAGGGCCAGGCGGTGA
- a CDS encoding sigma-70 family RNA polymerase sigma factor: MVAKTGEDERVTALAIAAGRGDRTALEAWVRATQADVWRFLAHLTEPRSADDLTQETYLRAFQSLGRFAGRSSSRTWLLAIGRRVVVDQYRAASARPKISGHTDWEAAAERQAPRGSSFEDLVELGLLLDALPQDRREVLVLTQVLGLSYDEAAEVCGCPVGTVRSRVARAREDLLAATTAQAM, encoded by the coding sequence ATCGTGGCCAAGACAGGCGAAGACGAGCGAGTCACCGCGCTGGCGATCGCGGCGGGACGCGGCGACCGCACAGCGCTCGAAGCCTGGGTGCGGGCCACGCAAGCGGACGTGTGGCGGTTCCTCGCCCACCTCACCGAGCCGCGCTCGGCCGACGATCTCACGCAGGAGACCTACCTCCGCGCGTTCCAGAGCCTCGGCCGGTTCGCCGGCCGCTCCTCGTCGCGCACCTGGCTGCTTGCGATCGGCCGCCGCGTCGTCGTCGACCAGTACCGTGCCGCGAGCGCCCGGCCCAAGATCTCCGGTCACACCGACTGGGAGGCGGCCGCCGAACGCCAGGCGCCGCGCGGCTCCAGCTTCGAAGACCTGGTCGAACTGGGCCTGCTGCTCGACGCGCTCCCCCAGGACCGGCGCGAGGTGCTGGTGCTGACGCAGGTGCTCGGCCTGTCCTACGACGAGGCCGCCGAGGTCTGCGGCTGCCCGGTCGGCACCGTCCGGTCGCGGGTCGCCCGCGCCCGTGAGGACCTGCTCGCCGCCACGACCGCGCAGGCCATGTGA
- a CDS encoding amidase, which yields MDWAAVEAVREAPLGDPAFDDEPGHGVVRKLRGVRYSVSDTIDVEGQWTRSGTPGLGHRLPVEDASVVARLRRAGAVLTGRTRVGELAWGVTTPGCAHPLDPRRDAGGASGGAAVSVADGSVRLALGTDTAGSLRIPAALCGVAGLRPTAGTVSRRGVTPLAPSLDTVGPLARTAAECLAAYRVLGGIVTPAPETVDGLRVGWPGHLWEHHVSPAVAAVLAHTAAGLRAAGVDLVTIALPLARSHAQAAASVIMPAEAAALWSGPLAGQPDGLTAPMAALIREGALVSTTDYLRALRIAAAVRRELEEVLSRQGLSAVLVPTVPVTATWTDATTVSVNGHTEPVESAYARLTALASVTGHPALSVPAGTDDDGLPVGAQLIGPPHGEAALCLLGSAIERPLRRPST from the coding sequence GTGGACTGGGCTGCCGTCGAAGCGGTGCGGGAAGCCCCGCTGGGTGACCCGGCCTTCGACGACGAGCCCGGCCACGGTGTCGTGCGGAAGCTGCGCGGTGTCCGGTACTCGGTCAGCGACACCATCGACGTCGAGGGCCAGTGGACTCGCAGTGGCACGCCGGGCCTCGGTCATCGTCTCCCGGTCGAAGACGCGAGCGTGGTGGCCAGGCTGCGGCGCGCGGGCGCGGTCCTCACGGGACGGACACGCGTCGGCGAACTCGCTTGGGGCGTCACGACTCCCGGCTGCGCGCACCCGCTGGACCCCCGCCGCGACGCGGGCGGGGCGAGCGGCGGCGCGGCGGTCTCCGTCGCCGACGGCTCGGTGCGGCTGGCACTGGGCACCGACACCGCGGGCTCGCTGCGCATCCCGGCCGCGCTCTGCGGGGTCGCGGGGCTGCGCCCGACGGCGGGCACGGTCTCGCGTCGCGGCGTCACCCCGCTGGCGCCTTCGCTGGACACCGTCGGCCCGCTGGCCCGCACGGCCGCCGAGTGCCTGGCCGCGTACCGGGTGCTCGGCGGGATCGTCACGCCGGCGCCCGAAACCGTCGACGGCCTGCGCGTGGGCTGGCCGGGTCATCTCTGGGAACACCACGTCAGCCCGGCCGTCGCGGCGGTGCTCGCGCACACCGCGGCCGGACTGCGGGCGGCGGGCGTCGACCTGGTGACCATCGCGCTGCCGCTGGCCCGGTCGCACGCGCAGGCGGCGGCTTCGGTGATCATGCCTGCCGAGGCGGCCGCGCTGTGGTCGGGTCCGCTCGCCGGGCAGCCGGACGGGCTGACCGCGCCCATGGCCGCGTTGATCCGCGAAGGCGCCCTGGTGTCCACAACGGACTATCTGCGCGCGCTGCGCATCGCCGCGGCCGTCCGCCGTGAGCTCGAAGAAGTCCTGTCACGGCAAGGACTTTCGGCGGTGCTGGTGCCCACCGTGCCGGTCACCGCGACCTGGACGGACGCGACGACCGTCTCGGTCAACGGGCACACGGAGCCGGTCGAGTCGGCGTACGCGCGGCTCACCGCGCTCGCCTCGGTCACCGGCCATCCCGCGCTGAGCGTGCCGGCGGGCACCGACGACGACGGCCTCCCGGTCGGCGCCCAGCTCATCGGCCCGCCACATGGCGAGGCGGCACTGTGCCTACTAGGCAGCGCCATCGAGCGGCCGCTCAGGCGTCCCAGTACTTAA